The nucleotide sequence AAAAAGGAACAGATTAGTGCTACAATGGGAAAGCAGAAGAATCCATTCATAACTCTGTATAAAACTAAAGTGACCCTGAGCAGACATCTCTCATTTTGTTCTCGCAGTGATAgaaactgactggacactcgattaaaaaataatatcagACATGCAAAGACGCCCAGCGTGTCTATAAAACGCTTTTACGCACGGTGCCATGCGCGCACAGGTGCGCAATAACTTCGGCAAGTCTCCACACGCGCAGGATCCAAAACAAATCTGCTTGTCAGTGACTTACCTGGCACGGAGCGGACCCAGgagttcctgtgtgtgtgaccgaGACAAAGAAGCCACCGAGAGACACTGTTCGTCCCTCACAGCTCTGAGTGAAGTGAGCTGCAGGTGTATGTCACCAAACCGGGGGAACATACTTTTAAGGGAGTTGTCACCTCGTTGTTGGCGCTCATTGGTCTTCATACATCTGGCTAATGGCTCCAAAAATGACCTCTCCCTgagggttagggtaaggttaGGATCATTCTAATTATAGATAAGTACTTTTTATTCAGAAGTAAGGTGACGGAAGACAGCCTTGTGATGcttttcctttcatttaatcagttttattaacaaataaaaaacatttaaaagccaCACCAGGACATCTTTACTTTTAATTAttgcaaatgtttaaattaGCTCAGACCTTTAAAAAGGAACAGTTATTAaaagaattttatttttaatcaagcATCTCAACAGGGGAGTGTTATGCAGAAAGACCAGTTCCACAGCATTTTTAGAAACCATGAGGTCAAAGCAGTGaacaaacacaatacacacacacacagaaatcatttCCCCATGTTTTAATTCTTTGGGAGTAACACAATGAAAGCATTGAACAGCAGAGCGTCAGAGTccgacacattcacacagtaaaGTACACAACACAGAACAGCATGAAACACAaccataaaaccaaaaaaaaaaaaaaaaaagagagagaacattaAAAGCCTTCACGTCAAAATGCTGGCAATAAATAGACTGATCTCATTAAATTTATATTCAATACTCTTCTGTACAGATGGTCCATGAATTACATTACATCAACTGAACGCGCCTCTTCAGGAAGAGCAACACAGCTACACAGGCAGCAATCATGTAAACaacagaggaaggaagaaagaaggTGAAGAGGTCcctcattcaaacacacattaaatccacacacacactttcacatgaTCTATGACCATGCAGAGGATCCAGAGTGAGCCAATATGAGGCagcaaataataatgaatacagtacttctttctcttctccctccacATCAAAttgtgcacacattcacacaatcacCCACAGAGGAGCACAGGGGAGCACACACAGGTTCTGCGGAATGTGATTCTGCAGTGGAGGGGTCAGAGATGAGAACCGGAGAGGTCCCTGGAGTCTATTCCTCCAATGTACGGAAACCGTTCTGCATGTCCTCCAACAGCTGAGCGAACTCGGCCTTGATCTTCGGCTCGCCGTCCTTCACTGGGTCCTGTACAGATGTAGGAACACATTCTTAGAGCATGAGAAGTAAACATGACGCTGGGCAGGATCTTTAGTATCATCTGTGGTGTGTTAACTATGACCTGCGTTATCACGGTGTTATCACAAACATAAGGTCCTCGCGTCGGAAGGGAGTTAAAAAAATGATGCACAGAATGACTTGACATTGTCAGAACTTactactttgttttttatacaaCATTTTGCATATTTTCCTGTAGAACAGGACAGGGATTATCTGAgccagtttctgtttttgtaaGGAACATTGCTTCCTAGTTTaacaaatgaaaaggaaaaactgtgGGATGGGGTTATTGTAGTCAAAGCATTGCAGAGAATATTCTCACATAAAATTTCTCAGCAAAAGATCAAAATGTTCCCAGAGATATACAGCATCAGTGACACCTTAATTGTTCACgtaaataaagacaaagtaaAGACAGAGTTCTTGTTACATTCCAATCCAATAAGTTGCTTGTGTTTTGAAAAGTCATTCTAACTTTTAGTTTTGCGTcatgttcactttatatataattGTTACATTTACCTAAAATGTCATTGTATTATCTTCCTTTTTACCTTGAGACTCAAATAAAGAATTTTAGCTTAACAAAGattcaatattaaaaacatttgacatggtGAGGTATGTGGaagaatatattaaatatataaatcaaaataaacattGCACAGTTATTGTTTATTCTAGTGTATACATTTAGTTTTAACAACTTAAAAATCAACCCGAGAACCCCTTCATTCACCCACACACCTTGAATTTCATTGAGCTGAGCCTGTAGAGGATTTCTCCCATGTGCTCCTTGATCATGGCCCAGGTGATCTTGTTGTCACTCTGAGCTGTGGTCTCCACCGCGTGCCGCGCCATGTCGTAGAAAGCGATGGTGTTGGAGAGAATGCCCACCGTCTTATAGAAGGGACAGAACCTGAGGAAACGTGTAAGAGCGTCAGTGGTCAAGAGATGAAATCAGTGATTCTGTCAAACATTTTAGTCTTTAACAACGCCTGTCTAGGGCTAATCAGATTTACAGTGACAAAAAAAAGGTTCACTTCCTTCGAAAAATGTCAAGGTAGGACGAAAGGTAATGTTACCTGTCATAAGGTGTGTAACCGTTCTGCTGCAAGAAGTCATCTTTAATCAGTTTGGCCACTTCCAGTGTGATTTTATCCGTTTCTGCGAGTGAAGCCTGTTAAATTAAAGTCGTGATCACGTCAGCAGCTGCTTTACAATGTCATATTTATGCAGAATCAATTTCTTATTTTGAAGCAAATTATGTGAAAgtctaatttaaaaacaaactgcttcCACCAACTTAGCACTGAATTACCTTTCCAACAAGCTGCACAATCTCAGccaggtcctcctcctcctgcaggatttCCTTGGCCTTGGTACGCAGGGGCACAAATTCAGGGAAGTGCTTGTCGTAATACTCGTCCAGAGCTCTGGTGTATTTGCTGTAGCTGATCAGCCAGTTGACAGAAGGGAAGTGCTTCCTCTGTGCCAGCTTCTTATCCAGACCCCAGAAcacctgagaggagagagagagcacagtcACTGGAATACTGAAAACAACTGAGCTACTTAGTTCAAGTGACAGTGAGATCAGAGTGTGATTATTTACCTGTACAATACCGAGTGTGGCTGAAGTGACAGGGTCAGAGAAGTCACCACCAGGAGGTGAAACACTGAggacagaaaacattttcatttaactgTTGTCCTCCAAATACAGTCAACAAAGCATGTGCATGTATGTCTCCCTCTACTGATGTAACGCTGTACTCACGCTCCTACGATACTGACgctgccctctctctctgggttgCCCAGACACTTCACCCTGCCGGCACGCTCATAGAAGGAGGCGAGACGAGCACCAAGGTAGGCAGGATAACCACTGTCTGTGGGcagattaaaaaataactgatttttatacacaacacaactgacAAATCTGCTTCACAGAGGTAAAACAACTAAACACTGCATCACCAAACTTACTTTCAATACACAGTTCATTGCAGCATATTAAATTCCCAGGTAGCAGTAGAGCTGCAATTTATGATCATCTTCACAAGAGATTAATCTGATGAATGGTTTAACCTattaattgtaaaataaataaatacaaataaattggACGTATGTCCTATAAACACTCGAGAAACTGAATTGTTGCTGATTTCTTATTGGTTTAATCATTTCAGCTACAGTTAGATTGTACAACCTTGTGCTATTTCATGGTCTAATTAAAAGGTTTACACTTATAAtaagcaacaaacaaaaacttagAAGTCTTGAATCATTTACTTAAAAAAGGTTGTTCCTTCTCACACTGATATGAGAAGTCAAAGAAGGAAACGATAGTGTGGTTCTTTATAGAACCAGCAAAACACATTGTGGATAGTCACAGTCACTTCCTTTTATAAAGCAGAAGCcagccattaaaaaaacatgtgatttacGCAAAATAATTTTCTAGTATTTTGTAATACAGTTTGAGTCTGATGCTGTACCTGAATCTACCACCTGATGTCATGAGaaggttttttaaatttccattgCCAAGAATTTATTACTGAAGCGTGAAACTGCTTTTTACAAACTCCAGCAGACTCCAAACTTACCAGCAGGCATCTCAGCCAGACGGCCAGAAATCTCCCTGAGAGCCTCGGCCCAACGAGAGGTGGAGTCGGCCATCATGCTCACATTGTATCCCATGTCTCTGAAGTACTCAGACAGCGTGATTCCTGCCGAAACAAAACCAGTCAGTGCACAAGGCTCATGGCAGCTAATATACAAGCGAtcacagaataaaatgtttttgcttttaccTGTGTAGATGGAGGCTTCTCTGGCAGCTACAGGCATGTTGGAGGTGTTGGCCACTAGCGCTGTTCTCTTCATGATGCTCTCCGTCTTTCCACCCACCTCCATGGTCAGCTGTCGGCCAGAACACACTCACAATGTCAGTTACCCTGAAAGTCGCTCTGATCAGTATCAGCAGTGATTGGTGTCACTACTCACCTCGGGGAAGTCTCGCAGTACTTCTGACATTTCGTTACCACGCTCCCCACAGCCCACGtaaatgatgacatcactgttggAGTACTTGGACAGGGACTGGGAGATGACAGTCTTACCACAACCGAAGGCTCCTGGGATGGCTGTGGTACCTCCTTGCACACATCTTcacaaaggaaacagaaaaaaaaaaggcaaaatagcttcaaagacataaaaaatgTCCTTCTTAACATGTTTTgagtaaaatgattaaaaaggtGAATGTAGGACTCACGGGAAAAGGGCGTCCAGCACTCTCTGTCCGGTCAGCAGCGGGTGATTGGCAGGCAGCTTCTCTGTGACAGGCCGAACTTGTCTGACAGGCCACACCTGCACCATGGTGAACTTCTCCTTCACCCCCTCAAACTCCAGCTCCATCACCACGtcctaacacagacacacacacacagacattaaaaacaaagcaacatcTAAAAGTCACTTTGGTTTTAGCAGAGCTGTAGCTGGAGGCGTGTTGAGCTCACGGTGACATCATAGTTCCCAGGAGGAGCCACGTAAGTCACGGTGCCTCTGTTCCTGGGGGGCAGCATGATCTTGTGCTTGATGAGGGAGTTCTCCAACACCATGCCATAGATGTCTCCCCCTGTGATGTGACTGCCAACCTAACAGTAAGAAATGGGAAGAGACACACTGCTGTGAATCTAATTCAGCTAACAACTCCAGCGTGTAAACAAACAgtttgcacagacacaaacccgCAAGCTCTTGCTGGGAGAAAACTCCCACTTGAGGTCTCGGTTGAGGGCTCCGATGTTAACGCCTCTGGGGATGTAGATACTCTGTGTGATGTCATTGATGTCCTTTAGGGGTCGTTGGATACCATCAAAGATGGACCCCATGATTCCTGGACCCAGCTCGACAGATAGAGGCTTCCCTGTTCGCAGCACAGGATCTCCAACAGACACACCAGCTGTGCTCAAGCTCAGGAAAATCTAATGTTTGTATAAGAGCTTAGAACAGTTTCAGGTATAAACCATTAGGGTTATCAATTCAGCAAATTATATCACCAACATTAATCATAATATGAGGGCTCAGGTCTGTTTGGACATACGAGGGGACATTGTTTAACAGTAAGGATACACGTCTCCTCATAGACCTGGATGGTCGCCATGTCTCCCTCCAACCTGATGATCTCCCCAACCAGCTCACTGTGGCCGACACGCACCAGCTCATACATGGCTGCTCCCGCCATGGCTGTGGCTGTCACCACTAGAAATACAAACAAGGTATAAATCATGAGATCAAATGCATTTAGCCTGGTATTGTGAGATGGATGTAGACATGTTTGTCATGGCAGCTACGTCAAAAACTATTAAATCTTTGACCACAAAGAGATGTAAAGTTTTCATGTCTCCAGAGGGACAAATACTGCTCATGTCCAAAAACATTgacatgttctctgtgtgtggtgtgagtgtctgtgtgtgtggtggctgACCTGGTCCAGAGACTCCATGAACATATCCaaactggctctctctctcctcatccctgATCTTGGGCAGCTTGGACGTGTCCATCTTCACGGGTTTAGTCGTCTAACTGTGAGGAGAGGGAAGGGGGGGAGAAGAATATGAGAGAAACGTTTAACAAAGGAGAACTGAAGGAAAGGAGGATATGAAAACAGATGAGTGGTACAGTTGCTGTCAACAGCACAAAATCTGCATGTACGTATGATTAACCGAGGATTTGCTATAACAGCTCACTTCATCTGAGATGAAACAGCACCAATTCTATGACAACGGTGAAATCTACCTTTATTTATCCACTGTGTTCATGGTGCTGTTCACAAGGATCAGAGATTATGTCCCAGGAATCACAGGAAAATCCCTGACTGAAATGTGCTAAAGGATGCCACctcataaagaaaataaaagaagtgtTAATCActtgagtttttaaaagttaaagaggacacaaaaatatacatggTGCTAAACACTGTACCACCATGCCaaactgaaatatattattGTCCAGACGATCCACAGACAAATATTTGCCTGTCGCTGGGTTGGCACTGCCTCTTGCAACCACAGTAACCTCAAGGAAAATACAGCAACATCACTGCTCACATCCCCATTCGTCTCAGTGTTACAGAGCCTGATCTAGGCTGCAGCTGCaaaccccaccccctcctcctccttcttcttggctgcacacacacctcaggtCCTCAGTACTACAGTCAGAGTGACGTGTCAGGCTAACATTAGAGGGGAATCCCACGCAGTGAAGACAATTTTCTATCCTATTATTCACATTTTTCCTGACAAATTTAGGTGATATCTGCAAAATCTACCCTCAGCTACATGCaggagcagcacaaacacaagctgTCGTGACTGCAGATGCTGTTAACACACTGAGGGGGGGTTTAACTGCAGTGTACCGTGTGTTTCAGCGAGGAgcgttcaaacacacactctgttatTGCGTccctcatttctctccctctatctgaCAATCCCATCACACACTACACCTGTGCCCTTTTCTTGTCCTTCCCACTGATGCACAGATCTTCCTGTTTACGCTCAGCTGCTTACACCATCTGTACAGGAGAACAGCAGCTCCACCAACAGGTCAATGCAGGAATTACAACTACACCTTCAAAAAAGGCTATAATCTCTTTCCCTGgtaaatcataaaaaaagaccaaaatcagaaaacattttctttaagggctagtaatgtaaaaaaataaataaaaaagatgtcaAGATATCGATAGCAATCATGATGAATGTGATTTTAACTCTATTatgtttaaagactgatttttgctcctacatggaagttgtgtttttaaactctgAAGTAAACCGGAGGTAGATTATTGATATGCTATGCCTCCTCGCTGTGCTCACCCAGGGCAAAAGCAATATATGGACATATATATTCAACTTCTATTATATTGCTATTACATcacaataattatattattgttattgttttattgcccagctgCATTCTCTTGCATTTGATTtgtaattatttgtgttttaactcAATGACAAACTGAGCAGATCATGAATATGTCGaaatcttgttgttttttttaaagagcccTCAAACTGCAGCATACAGAGAGAAGATAAGGCCTATTGTTTTAATGATTAATTCATTTAAGATCACAGACCATCCTCTACCTGCTTGATTTATATAAACTACAATTACATATAACATTGTAAAAAGGCTTTTGTGGTGTGTATATCAGAGgatttgtgacataaattctcATTTAAATAATCCTCCATTTGCTGGTAACCCCCAGATAAAGGAGTCACGGAAAAAGAGAGGCAGCAGTTGATCATATGATCCTGGCACATGACTGACTGGCCTCTGACTGAGTCTCTTTAAGGAAGTGGAAAACAAGCACTGTGCAAAACTGGGAAGTCCACATTTGATCTGTGTGTGGAAACACTGGAGAAACGGTCCTCTGCAGAATAAAGAGCATGTGGCTTACTAAAGATAACTTCATCCTTCAAGCACTGACCTTAGCTGGGGCTTTGCTAGCTGTGATGAATTGGTACAGTATGAATAGGTTGGAGTGATCTGCTATTAAATGTCAGATATTGTAGTGGATGGGTTGTTAGCCAGGCACAGAGAGGACAGGGCTGGTTGTGTATCGTCCCTACAACTCAGGATTTGTCTCTTGAAGCTCATCATTGAATACTGCAGCAAAGACACAGCGAGATAGAAAACAGGCTGAGAAATGTGACATGTCTGTGAGATGGCCACACACACgctcctcacacactcatgctaACTGCACAGGATGCAGGTGGATGATCAcatgaagctaaatgtgacagaCTGTATGTCTAACAATAGAAAGACATAGGTGTGGTAGCATGTTTATAAAGTAGACATTGATCAGGGCTCTTTGCTTTGAGAGGTGATTTCTCCTTCAGCTAGCTGCACCATGGCAGCATTCAATTCAGCGGATACACCGTAAACAAACACGTCTGTCATCCCCCCTCAGTCCCGCTTCTTGCTCACGGTGTAATAACCTCAGCTAGCTGCGTGTGTTATTCTCTTTAATGAAAACGAGCCTGCTCTCTCTCGGCCTGGTTCGCGTTTGCTGGCTCAACCGATTTTTTATTATCGCAGCGGAATAAACGAGAGGTTTCATCATCGAGTCACGACAAAGTAAAATGTAGGTTTGTAACATGGCGGTGGACGTGGATATGGAACTCACCGTGTGATGAGGAAGCGGTGGCTCAGGGTCTCGACTCGGCTGAGAAACGACTGGAGCTCCGGTGAGATGCGTGACAGCGGACTGAGGTCAGCTGACTTCATTCACTCGCCTCTCGCTCGGTTTTTACTGCTGGGGGCCCCTGCAACTGCCGCCATTTTGGATCCGCCTCTCAGGATCCGCAGCAGAGATTTTAAAGGGACCAGAGATCCAGAactttgtttgcatgtttgagGGTTCGTGATCTGGTTTTATTATAACTCTGATGTAAAATCTACAAAAccacaaatgttattttattaaataaacaaaactgcAACCAGGATCATGTCAAACATCTGTACTGGTGTCATGAAATACTGCTAAATATAGACTGTACATGTCTACACTGTTGTTCACatacattgtttttaaatgccCTGATTCACAGTCTATATCAGTGTTTATTTATCTAAAACACATTGAGGTGGGACCCTCATTTTCAATGGAACAGCAATACATAAATACAGGGAACACATGAGCTTTAGAttcaaacagcaataaaaaataataatacatggtACAACTTACCAGGTTAAAGTGTGTGTATAGCTGCAGGAAAGCTttattatttaagaaaatgttaaGCTTGTGTTACTTCAGATAAAGCTAATGGCTCATTTCTCAAAAAATATCTTTGCAGCAACCTTTGAGTCAAAATGGAGGTTCTATCACAAATCCCTGTGATTAATTATTTACTCCAATAAAGTGTCTCTCTCTTAAAAATAGGATCTAAATGCCAGTGTTAAACTGAGAGAATGTTGTATATCTAAACATGTAATTTGCTGATACCTCTTGAATTAATATGCTGTCctcttatatatatatggggATGGTTTGTGTGGgtttatttgtgtgagtgtatcaGAAAgcatttgtctaaaaatgaaaGTAGAAGCAGAGTTGATAGTATTTGTAACATGACATACGTTACTGGAGAGAATTTATACCCTGAGTGAGGACTAACAGGCTTTACTTCCTCGCTCAGGCTTCCTACAACTCTCTAATCCCAGTCATGGGATTAATTAACATCCAAATCAGCATTGTCATATTTGGCCACTTTAACATtagaagtgtttttttatggCTGCTATGATTCTCTGAAGTGTTTCAAAAAGTTGTATAGCTAATGAGCAAAGCAGGAAACTACCTCGGGCTCCCAGAAGCCGCAGGAACCTCCAGCTTCTCTACAGATGATTTGGGTCTACACAACTTGATTTATAGCTCGGTGGTTATATAAATTTAAAACACATAGATAATACAATATCAGCTCTGATGACTCCTCTAGTGTGCATTTCTCTGGATGTTTCTACCAGGAGTAACATTATCCCTCGAGGTCTCATCCTCTGTGAAACAAACCGGTTTAAAACAGTAAATAAGACGGtttcataataaaaacaagtgttttgtggactcaaacacgtcACCCACGGCGCAGCCTGAGAGACCGAACCCCGGTGAAAGAAGTCCCCGGCGGATCTGCAGCAGCGGCAGTGCGCATGCGGGGGTCAGAGTTGAGGGGCTCCACAGTCGTGGAGGAGTGCGGCGGCTAAGCTAACTGCAACCAGCGCAACTAGCTACATGTGGAGGGTAACACGGGAGGCATCCCCGACCCCAACTCTGTCAAATTTCCTCCTTCTCACCCCAAACAACGGCAAAGTTCGGCCCCATCGAAAATAAGGGATAATATCTGTTTACAATGAAAGGGTGAGTGTGAGCTTCTGAGTCACGGATAAGTAGCTTAGCACGAGTAAAGTTtctcatgtcttttttttcctccctacAAGAGGAGGCGGGTAGCAGGCGGCGaggctagctagctagctagctaactcGCTAGCTTGCCAAGCTACCTGTTCCTAGGTGCAGGGCAGAAAATACACACGATAGCACCGATGCTAAGCTGCTTCTGTCACGACTATTCTCATTAAGTTAACCCGCTACTCGGTCGTTTTAAGTCGCTAACGAGAAAGGCTAACTAGCTAGCTGCTTCTGGGAAGCTGAGTCAGTAAACCTAGTGAAGCTAAGCTACATAGACAGCCCCTGCACCTCGGATCATTGGAGTGTTCATATTAAAGTCGACTACAGCTCAGTTGAACTTGAGCTAACTCAACCTTTTCTGTCAGCTAAACGATCGGTGGAGTGGTTCAACTCGGTGTCAGCTGAGTTAACATTTCACCCGAACCCAACTTCAGTGAGCTTGCTCAGTGCAACTTGATCTGTCAAAGTGACGCTCCAACAGGGATCCTCCACGTTTCTACTAACGCTTCTCTGGCTAAGGTCTCGATTCTCCAATGACACGAGGACGATTAACACACTTTTGTCTCAATTCTTCAGTCAGGATTTTTACAAACTTCACCGTCtaaactgtgtttatgtgtctgtctgtctgtctgtctgtgtgtgtgtgagcagatgcTGGCTCTGCACATCCTAACGAACAACACACGTGACCACCAGCTGTTTTTGGATGTGTGCTCCTACTAAAAATACCACAGTGACCCACTCAACCATGCTAAATGGACTGTTGTGTTTGGGTCACTCACTGAGACATGAATCCTAGTTCTTACTCTGGACTTTAGCAGGTGTACCAAACAATTTCTTAGTAAATAAAACTCAACACTCCACAATCATTAGCTCCAGATATAGTTGTTTACTAATTTAAGCCACCTGCCATCCCCTGTGTGCTGTAGGATGATATTTGAGCAGTGACAGAGTTTCCACTTACTCTAGTTAGTTTCGCAATCGTTAACTGACTCTACAAAAAATGTTTATGAAAGTTAGTTCTTTTAAATGCATCCATTCAGTTTGTTcggaaaaaaagatttcaacTACTCCACTGTTCTAGAGCTAcaagcttttattgttttttaactcTTGAATGCATTTTGAGTTTAAAGACTCTCAATATGATTGTGTACCTGTTGTCAGCTATTTGACCGCTTTGCTCTTGTTCCAGTAGCCGGATCGAGCTGGGGGACGTTACTCCCCACAACATTAAGCAGCTTAAACGCCTGAACCAGGTCATCTTCCCTGTCAGCTACAACGACAAGTTTTACAAAGATGTGCTGGAAGTGGGGGAGCTTGCAAAGCTAGGTAAGAGATGCATCATGTAGCGCACAtcaagaaaatgacaaataaatcatgttttaaaacgTCTTTAAAAGTCTTGCAACTAAAAAAGGGTTGAGGGGGGTCAAACAACACTGACAGTATTCAGTCCTTGGTGCAAGCAGCAGATTTAACAACCACAtgaatgaaaagtatttttaaataactgctTGAGTACcacataatatattttttctctatCAATAAACCCTCAGATTTCTCTACCATGCAATTTATAAATCATAACATATTAAGTTACACAATGTTAGGGATTCCCTGTGTTTCGATGGTGAATCAATGTTACTGCTTCTTTGTCTTGCAGCATACTTCAATGACATTGCAGTGGGTGCTGTGTGCTGCAGAGTGGACCACTCTCAGAACCAGAAGAGACTGTACATCATGACACTCGGCTGTCTAGCACCCTACCGTAGACTCGGAATCGGTAAGGAGCTTTGAATCGCTTGGAGACGCTGTAATGCATTTTGCGAccttgtgttttggtttttccaACTTTGCCAATGTGTCTCTTTTCAGGTACAAAGATGCTGAATCACGTGCTAAACATCTGTGAGAAGG is from Paralichthys olivaceus isolate ysfri-2021 chromosome 17, ASM2471397v2, whole genome shotgun sequence and encodes:
- the naa50 gene encoding N-alpha-acetyltransferase 50 isoform X2, which codes for MKGRIELGDVTPHNIKQLKRLNQVIFPVSYNDKFYKDVLEVGELAKLAYFNDIAVGAVCCRVDHSQNQKRLYIMTLGCLAPYRRLGIGTKMLNHVLNICEKDGTFDNIYLHVQISNESAIDFYQKFGFEIIETKKNYYKRIEPADAHVLQKSLRSPCAPPTGELQKGE
- the naa50 gene encoding N-alpha-acetyltransferase 50 isoform X1 — protein: MKGSRIELGDVTPHNIKQLKRLNQVIFPVSYNDKFYKDVLEVGELAKLAYFNDIAVGAVCCRVDHSQNQKRLYIMTLGCLAPYRRLGIGTKMLNHVLNICEKDGTFDNIYLHVQISNESAIDFYQKFGFEIIETKKNYYKRIEPADAHVLQKSLRSPCAPPTGELQKGE
- the atp6v1ab gene encoding V-type proton ATPase catalytic subunit A, with translation MDTSKLPKIRDEERESQFGYVHGVSGPVVTATAMAGAAMYELVRVGHSELVGEIIRLEGDMATIQVYEETSGVSVGDPVLRTGKPLSVELGPGIMGSIFDGIQRPLKDINDITQSIYIPRGVNIGALNRDLKWEFSPSKSLRVGSHITGGDIYGMVLENSLIKHKIMLPPRNRGTVTYVAPPGNYDVTDVVMELEFEGVKEKFTMVQVWPVRQVRPVTEKLPANHPLLTGQRVLDALFPCVQGGTTAIPGAFGCGKTVISQSLSKYSNSDVIIYVGCGERGNEMSEVLRDFPELTMEVGGKTESIMKRTALVANTSNMPVAAREASIYTGITLSEYFRDMGYNVSMMADSTSRWAEALREISGRLAEMPADSGYPAYLGARLASFYERAGRVKCLGNPEREGSVSIVGAVSPPGGDFSDPVTSATLGIVQVFWGLDKKLAQRKHFPSVNWLISYSKYTRALDEYYDKHFPEFVPLRTKAKEILQEEEDLAEIVQLVGKASLAETDKITLEVAKLIKDDFLQQNGYTPYDRFCPFYKTVGILSNTIAFYDMARHAVETTAQSDNKITWAMIKEHMGEILYRLSSMKFKDPVKDGEPKIKAEFAQLLEDMQNGFRTLEE